The DNA region taagtactttacaccacttatTATATTTCACGTGGTAAGCAAACTACGTTCATGCCTTTTCACCCAATAAATCGATTTACACAGATATACACAGACATTAACGTTACCTTTAAGTAGATTGTTTTAGTTACCTCATCCTCTCTTGCTCACGTGGTTAGCTACTGCTTGATAATTGATTGATGGAACAATCCAGCCAATGGTTAGGAAACTGTGGTTTTGGCAGAGGGAACCGATTAATCAGGAGTAAAAGGTCCTGCCCCCAGAGCCAAATCATGGTTTTACTTACAAATCTCTTCCTACAAATTTACAAAACGTTCTACATGATAACAGTGACAGAACTTCCGAGCGCACGCAGATTCAAAATCTTCAAGTGTATTTTTGATTCACAGCATAATATTCATAGTCGTAAACGGATTTGCAATAATTCTGAAAATAAATTACGCTTGCAGATCTTGAATGTGTTCAAATGTCAAGTAACAAGTTTGCGTCACACATCATGATGCAAATTTACGAAATTAAATTACACATTTGCGAAATTCCAAATACAAACTCACGTAGTTCTGTCATTATATCCCATACTTAAATCCCTAGAGAGCAAGTGACCCGCAGGATTAACACACATGCAGGCCagctggacctcagactgggccaTACAATtaaacagatacacacacatgcagagtTGGAGGTGGGGACCTTTCTCTCGGACTCCATTTACATGACAGTCTCACAGGGAGGGCTCATTACAGAGATAGTTGTCACATGACTGTGTGGGTAGCGAGTGAATGTGCGACGCATATCAATACCAAGTATGTATTACTGCGAGACATTCATGTCATATACAATGTCAATGAAATAAATATTTATATCAATGTTTCCTATAAAAATCACAGACAAATAATGTAATTCACACGGACAAGTGTATTGGTCAAATGAAAAGACAACATTAACgatcacccacaaaacaacatATGAGGTCATATATTCTAATTATGGTTAGGCTAAACATTGAAATATCCAGAAGCAATGTTTAAAGTTAGAGCAAAAGTTAATTTTGATAGTAGTGGGTGGTGCAACTTTGGCATCTTTTCTGCACAGGCATGACATAAGAATACAACAGTGATCTGCTGCCATCTACAGGACCCAATGCAAACTGCAATAACATCAGAGGCCATGTCCATGTGGCAAAGGCTTCTAAATTGCCCCGATGGGTTAGATTTCATTGCATTATGCCATAATACACTATACATTATATTGTCCTTCTTTAatattcttcttctctcttcctttccttctacTGTATCTGTTCTGCCATGGCAGAGTCCTTCACTCCAGCAGCAACCACAGCAAAGaagaaagagggaaagaaggagCGGAGGTAGAGAGCGACCCAGGGGATGGGGTGGGCCAGCAAAACCTCTTTCTTCTTCCTGCTCACCGTTCGCATTATCTCATTGGCCAGATCGGCCGGGCGCACGCCAACTGAGGAGAGAAGGAGCAAGCCACGATTTAGCATAACATAGCAGGGTTTGATCAAAAAGGAACGTGTTCAAAATATTAAAACATAACGACAACAACTGAACACCTCAGATTAATCATAATGAATATGCATTTTTTGTTACTCACTCAATATATGCTATATTGCCTAATGATTTAGTCAGAAAATCATTATAGACTCAAGTCTATGAATGTGTATATGTGTAAGTCTGTACTCATATACTGCCCGCCCTCATTCTGCTTGGAAGTCATTAGGTGTACATGCATATGTTTgcagacactagacagagagagctgTATGTACTCACATGTAGACAGGCCCTGAGGTTTAGCcggaggggtggagggtagagCTGCGTTGATGAAGGTGTGGCTGATAGTGCTTACTATTATCCCATACTCCTCCACCTCCGCTCGCAGGCAGTCAAAGAACGCCTGCACTGCATGCTTTGAGGCCGAGTCTGAAataatacatgcacacacacacacacacacataaacaggaCGCGACTCACCCATTGCTGAGGCTCATTCCATACGTTGCAGAAGAGATACTGTGCCTAATCATTATCTTGAACTGTTCTGTTCAGGAATCCTGTGCATCAGACTGTGAGAACTACAAATCCTTCTTTGAAAGTGCAACAGGTTTTTTTATCTCATACGAGGTGTTTGAAATGCAACAGGGGAATATGTAATGCATCCATACAGGAGGTTCTGAAGGGGATAGCCAGTCTGCCCTGGATGCTGTTGACCAATAGAATGTGACCAGACCTCCTAGACATCATAGCTGGAAGGACACCTgcaacatcaatcaatcaataaccCAATCAATCACTTGCAACACAACATGTTTTTTCCTCCTGTGAAAAGTCCTTCATACCTTTGGCCAAGGTGCTGGGTCCAAAGTAGTTGATGTCCATGATGTTCCTGTCCAGCTCCAGTGAGACCGTATGTACGGGGGCCTTCAGCTTCATGCTGCTGTTACACACCAGGATGTCCACACAGCCGTAGCACTCCACCACCTCATTCACCACCTCAGGCATACTGTCCATGTCACTGAAGTCCAGCAGCACCAGCTTGGGAGGGAACGtctgagcagaggagagagggatgcaaAAGAAAAGGACATATGTACGAGGGAAGGAAGGACAGGGATTTTATACTGTTACGCAGACTTTTACAGTAAGCAATACAATAGCAACATGGGTGTGAGGGTCTGAAGACAGCCAGCACTAAAGTATGTGGTTGTGCTAAAAGAAAGGATGATTTAACCGCTAACTCGAACTTCAACCTCCTCttacacatttacatttttcaCTAACACTCCAAATAGCGTATGTCTTTGCTCATCATCATATCGCCCTTTTCTAGTGTTCATGTTGGTGACATCTGTTATTTTTCCATGAACACACCACTGCTCTGCCCTGTGCAGGAGAGATACCCAGAGGACAGTGCACTGTCAGAGGGGATATCCTGCCATTGTCTGCCACCAGAAGAGGAACCAGGAGCGGTGACTGCCGAGACAACTGGCGAGCACAAAACTATGATAATAACTAACTGGAACTTTCCTTTTGCTCAAGGGCGCCTATTAGTGTTACTCACCACTCTGGGGTCAGCCCCGCTGGTCAATGTGTCGTACAGAGACTCCATCTTGTCCCAGCTGGCCCCACACAGAATCAGCCTGGCACCACCCTTATGGAAGTGATGAGCACactctggagagggagagaggagcgggtgagaaagatagagagagggatggatttaGTCAACGGTGGCATTTACCCAGTCCTCTGTTTCAGAATTGAGCAACATTACATTGTTGGCTATACGGTCAGAACATTAGACATTCTTCGCAGGCTATTTTTGAATCCCCATTTGAATTGAGATTGAATTACAAATAAGAATATAAAATCCTCACCACTTCCCACTCCGGACACAGCATCAGTGATGACCACCACTTTGTTCTTGACCATGGACTTGGACATGTACTGGATGATCTCGTTGTAGATGTAGTAGATCCCAGCAGCCACCACGATCAGCATGGGCAGCACCATCACAGTGGGGAGCGCCATCttctgcaggagagagagaggggggagaaggagagagatagggaggccATCAGTAAATTGTGTATTTCAGTCTGTGGTTTGTGATGTACGGTATTTTA from Oncorhynchus nerka isolate Pitt River linkage group LG16, Oner_Uvic_2.0, whole genome shotgun sequence includes:
- the dhrs7cb gene encoding dehydrogenase/reductase (SDR family) member 7Cb; translation: MALPTVMVLPMLIVVAAGIYYIYNEIIQYMSKSMVKNKVVVITDAVSGVGSECAHHFHKGGARLILCGASWDKMESLYDTLTSGADPRVTFPPKLVLLDFSDMDSMPEVVNEVVECYGCVDILVCNSSMKLKAPVHTVSLELDRNIMDINYFGPSTLAKGVLPAMMSRRSGHILLVNSIQGRLAIPFRTSYSASKHAVQAFFDCLRAEVEEYGIIVSTISHTFINAALPSTPPAKPQGLSTFGVRPADLANEIMRTVSRKKKEVLLAHPIPWVALYLRSFFPSFFFAVVAAGVKDSAMAEQIQ